GTCCCCCAGGATGCGCCCCGCAAGCGCGGGCGACCGGCGCGCAAGATCGTGCAGGGCCGCGTGGGTCGCGGACATCCGCCAGGGCGTCGCCCCGGCGGCTTGCGGCGCGAAGACCGCGCCGCCCACGCCGTAGCCGAGAACGCTGATCGCGCTCGTCCTGACCTCCGCTTCAAACGCCTCAGGTTCGCCGAGGAGCCTCGAATGGCCCTGGCAAAGCTCGGCGAGCAGCGTACGATAGGTGTGCGGATCGAGGGCGTCCGCTTCATACGAGCAGAGGAGGCGGAAGTCCCGGGTGTCCATAGCCGCGTTCCAGCAGGACTCGAGCATCAAGGCGGCGTCGACCTCGCCGTCCTTCCGGAGGAGGTCGACCATCTCGCCCCAGGCGCGCACGGGGCGACCCCCCGAGGAGGCCTTCTCGAGGGCGGGCTGGAGCACGCGCAGGAACCGCTCGTAATCCGGCACGCCGTCCACCATGAAGGCACGCAGCGTCGCGCGCGCGTCGAGGACGACGAGACGATCCGCGGCGACGAGGCCTTCAAGGTCGAGGCCCCTGCGCGCGAGACCCTCCTTCACGAGGGCCGCGTGCGCCGGAGTCGCAACGAGGATGGCCCCGCCGCCGTTCGCGAAGGCCGGCGCGAACCACGCGGAGACGGCGTCCCGCAAGGCGATCGGATCGCTGTACAGGTGGACGAGGTGGCGGTCCTCGACGGCCGCGGTTTCAAAGTCCCACGACATGGGCACCCGAGCACGCGGGCGTCGCTGTCGGGATGGATAAATTCTGCGACAACGAAGCCTCCTGCGGCGACGCGTCGGGCTTCCCCGAAACGTTCAAGAAGGGTTGCGGGCTTTCCGGCTTCGCCTCGGGTCCCTGGGGTAGCTTGGTCCATCCTTGGGCGTTCGGGAGACTTCCCGCGACGTCCGTGTTCGGGTCGTCCGAAACACGCTCAGACTCCTGTTCAAATCAGGGGGGACCCACTCGACGGCTTGGCCGGGTCCGCCGCGG
The window above is part of the Candidatus Thermoplasmatota archaeon genome. Proteins encoded here:
- a CDS encoding MEDS domain-containing protein, with the protein product MSWDFETAAVEDRHLVHLYSDPIALRDAVSAWFAPAFANGGGAILVATPAHAALVKEGLARRGLDLEGLVAADRLVVLDARATLRAFMVDGVPDYERFLRVLQPALEKASSGGRPVRAWGEMVDLLRKDGEVDAALMLESCWNAAMDTRDFRLLCSYEADALDPHTYRTLLAELCQGHSRLLGEPEAFEAEVRTSAISVLGYGVGGAVFAPQAAGATPWRMSATHAALHDLARRSPALAGRILGDVRRRRTEAAAEPPA